The Aedes albopictus strain Foshan chromosome 1, AalbF5, whole genome shotgun sequence genomic interval tgaaatttgtcatagcaagcacgatcaattttcataaggtattcttatggatgacataagaattagttatagcaaattttcataaggtatttcgatgaatttcgctagtttttttcgctgagtgtatgacACAATACACATCACACACAAGCAAGATAAAGACAAAAAATATATTCTACTACAGACATTGTTGCCGTCCTCTATTTGATCATTTTAGACTTCATGAGTTCGATAATGAAAATTATCGAAACGGATCGATAATTCTAAAAATTACCGGATTTTCGGTAATCACGCGCTCAATTGCCGAAATTTGTAAATTAAATTACAATATATCGGAAAGTGTGTAGCATTCTAACGAGTACGGTAATTTATTTTttacaatttctcatcgtaataggctgttttacctcacgcatatctgacaggaaaacgcctactttcccacaccaaattaacagtgctgtaatggtttattacagcactgatttgcgttgcgtaatgaaccattacagcaatgttttcagttttgatcaacttcttgatgctttctggatgaagttttgaaaaattgtgaaaactgCACAGTACAACCAGCTATGATcagatattctttttttttctttgcgttgTCTCTTCGGACGGCTAAGACCGCTCACGGTCCATCTCGCCAATCAGATATTCTTAAACATgtctacacggtcagaaaattcacacaaaactgagctaaagtgggacaactcaaaattgagtaaattttttttccagcgatagcgctggcccaagtacgaaaatctcatcagtttaagctgtataatattcttgctgatgtgaagaatattatacggcttaaattggttggatttttgcacttgggccagcgctatcgctggaaatgcaatttactcattttttgagctgttccagtttagctcagttttgtgtgaatcttactcattttagagtaacattttcttagcgtgtatgagcatcagtatgcagtttgatgaaaaagttttgtttgaaactttcctcaaacggtaatttatgaacttgcaaaaaacgttgtacgcaactcggtgcagaactcgatttttacagcactcgtcgtaactatgcaactcggcaagcctcgttggataaatgtacgactcgtgctgtaaaaatcgtcattctgcaccttgttgcgtaaactactatcaCCGAACTGGACTGCAAAACACCGAATTCGGTAAAGTTTTCCGGAACTTTCAGTTCCTCAGGTTACCGAAGCCTGCTGGCTAGAAACGTGTAACACGCAATGCCAAATTTTCTCTGCGGAGACGATCAATATGTTTTTATGTATAATTGaccgtttattttatttttctgtgactgtttattttatttttcttagcCGATGCTACAGTAGTGCCCCTCTCCGTCCCTATATTCTGGGTATAGAGACAAGTTGTGATGATAGTGGTGCGGCAATTGTGAGCGGCAATGGCACCGTTCTTGGCGAATGCATTCACTCGCAGCAAAATAGTCACCTCAAGTGAGTAGATAAAATTTAAGATTTAAGATTTAGGACTATAATTTTGAGCTTTAATGATTATGAACAATCTAGGTTTGGCGGTATTATACCTCCAGTGGCTCAGGATTTCCATCGGCTACACATAGATAACGTTGTACAGAAAGCATTCAAACGTTCCAACTTAGACTGTTTGCAAATTGACGCAATCGCTGTTACCAACAGGCCAGGCATGTATGCATATTAGCTTTTCAATAATCTGAAAATAATTCAGTGTTCTTACACATACAACTTTCAGGACTGCCGTTAAGCTTGCTGGTAGGATTGCGTTATGCAAAATACCTCGCTAGAAAATACCAAAAACCTATCATGCCGATACACCACATGGAAGCTCACGCTTTAATGGCTCGAATGACCCACAAAGTGCCATTTCCCTTTTTATGCATACTGGTCAGCGGAGGTCATTCCTTGCTCACGCTAGTGAAGAGCACTAGCCAGTTCTATCTGCTAGGTGAGACGTTAGACGATGCTCCCGGTGAAGCATTTGACAAAATTGCCAGACGTTTGAAGTTGAGAAATTTACCTCAATACGCTTGGCTTTCTGGGGGCCGTGCGATTGAGCAAGCTGCCATGCTGAGCAATAATCCACGGAAGTATGACTTTCCGCTACCGCTGTCCCACTATCGAGATTGTCAGTTTAGTTTCGCCGGATTGAAAAATACTGCCACTAGACACATTGTTCAGCAGGAAAAAGAACGGGGTAAGTTGAAATATCTTTGCATTCGTTTTTCAAACTGTTTGTCCCCAAAGGTTTAACAAATAATCCTCCATAACAAATTATTCTGTTTTACAGAACTTGCCCCGGATGCGATACTACCAGATTATCACGATCTTTGCGCGGGATTCTTAAACGCAGCAGCACGCCACATTTCGCAGCGAACACAGCGAGCGATACGATTCTGTGAAAAAGAAAACCTTATTAATCCTAATGATCACAAATTTCTCGTTATATCCGGGGGAGTAGCTTGTAACGATACCATCTTCAACACTGTATCCAATATGGCGCGAGAGTTCGGATACACAACCGTTAGACCTGAAAGGCATCATTGCACCGATAATGGCATTATGATTGCCTGGAATGGTGTGGAAAAATTTCTCGTAGGAGAAGACCTCACCACTGATTACGGATCGGTAGATTTTGTCGGTAAAATCAAACTGGGGACGTCTTTAATAGACAAAGTTAAAAGTTCAAATATACCTAGTAAATgttgaataaatatttttttattgtactTAGCCTATCACAATATGAGAACCCCTAGTGTGTATTTAGTGTCGACATGTCGATAGGAATTCGCCGGGAGATACCTTAAAACGACGGCTTTGCAAGTTTCATGACAATAAAGAACGAAATCCTTGGAATATGGTGGTCGTGTTATTTGTCCCTAGGTGCTAAAtagtattttattttattatacactacccgtcataagtacggactcacaaaaagtattgcaacaatattgcatcaccctgactcacctcgatatctccaaaacctgaggacttacaaagatgctgtcttcaggaaagttattcagaagaccaaaagcaacaacttttctgaaggcggcgtttttgtaggtgttctggttttagagatatcgaggtgagtcagggtgatgcaatattgttgcaatactttttgtgagtccgtacttatgacgggtagtgtatttaTCTAGGCACCGATCAGTTTGTGTTGCGCAGAagatttcgtgtgagagtaaaccACTGAGTAAGATGTGGGATTAATtcaagagccctgggtaaatagtggaaactggcgtagccacggggggggggctTAGGGTTAAAACCACCCCCCCGGAGCCAAAATTTGTTgaataaattttcagtataaagcgctttgcgccgaaaaaatttttcggctgcgccgctattttcacactacgaatacaattgctcattactgtttacaaaatgtaagtgtcaaatcaaaaaaggtatcattgaccgttgaaaacccctcccagagacaatttctggctacgccactgtggaAGGGTAATGGGAtgcctgtgtggaccatattgtcaccaatataaaacgaaaattacaggcaatttgtgtagtagtgtgcgtgtcagcaaaacgtcaaatggaaatccatcatggccgacagtgtcgcgcgcggttctaccaacaggtggcagtctctctctctcttcttggcgtaacgtcctcattgggacaaagcctgcttctcagcttagtgttctatgagcacttccacagttattaactgagagcttcctctgccaatgaccattttgcatgcgtatatcgtgtggcaggcacgaagatactctatgcccaaggaagtcaagcaaatttcctttacgaaaagatcctggaccgaccgggaaacgaacccgtcaccctcagcatggtcatgctgaatacccgtgcgtttaccgcctcggctatttgggccccaggtggcagtgtgctcatgaaaatgacaccgggcaaaagtttttgatgaatttcctctaagagttacgtctgtttgtctgtgttgtcaCGCTCTACGGAGAATGATACgttattctggagcaaatcaatgaattccaagagtctctctacctggtgttcattgattacgaaaaagctttcgaccgtctcaaccacggaaacatgtgggaagccctcaggcgcaagggtgtccctaagaaaatcatcggcctagctcaacggcgctctgatatgcagagcaagctcgatgttcttgtcaatcgctcctcagcggcaggtcttaccatcaacgtcaacaagactaaaTCGTTGTATGTAAACACGGCCAACCCTTCCAACCCAAccctttacggtagctgggcaatcagtggagaatgttgaaagcttccaatatcttggtagccagatggtggccgatggcggcaccaagatcgacataagtgcacggatcaagaaggcgatggCTGCTTTTGCGATTTTAAGAATTGTATGGAAaagcaaccagattagtcgacgcacaaaaatccgaattttcaactcgaacgtgaaatctgtgctgctatacgccagtgaaacctggtgtgtatcagtggagaacacttatcggctgcaggtcttcatcaatagatgcctgcggtatataattcgtgcatggtggcagcggcgtcatggtcgcgattttttccgcagtcaagttcgcagattatgaataatcctcggtacccacttacgtaatttatgtttagtcccttactgtcagagctgtcagatcggtgtaacacgctaaatataactTACACAAacggcaatttacacggaaaaaatacatgGGTatcggactggacacagaaaatttattgtttttctttggtacatcgaggtcttgaaattagtctatgatggtggcctcacaattggatctccaacgtagagctctatcgtcgatgtcatcaaaagccgatagcgacagaaattcgggagcgaaagtagaggtgggtcggccacactctacgcaggggcggaaacgaaatctgcaaacaagcgttagactggaatcacagacgaacagacgtgacactcttcaaaacagcttggcacatgcatttaacgatcaattcaaattccatttgatttgcgcgatcgttccaccagatacgctagtgttcgatcgccttgacgtttgccagtgtatacgttgctgaatgatgcaaacgaaaattacaggcaatttgtgtagtagtgtgcgtgtcagcaaacgTCAAatggaaatccatcatggccgacagtgtcgcgcgcggttctaccaacaggtggcagtgtgctcatgaaaatgacacggggcaaaagtttttgatgaatttcctctaagagttacgtctgtttgtctgtgctagaaggttaaaaataaatctatCTGAAtcttctttagatggagttcaaattcagttctcagaagaagttaaacatcttggggtaactttggacaaaagactgaattggagtTCTcatttaacgttgaaccattcgtaattgaaatcatcgtcatcaacaAACATTTGAAAGTAGTTTTTTCGTTCCAGTCAATCATTTTTGCATCGAAAATGGTTTCACTGTATTCCACATGTATTccaatagtccggcctaagattacttatgcttcacttgtttggtggcccaaaacaaatgaggtaacctctcaaaagaagctaagtaagctacaaagacttgtttgtatatctatgacaggagcaatgataAGCACTCcgtcagttgctttggatgcccttctcaatatactgccattgcatcaatttgttaaactacaagcggcaaaaagtgccctgcagtttatacgttacaatatttaaagtcctagacggggatcttgttggacatttgaggatcatcaaagacttcaaattaaacatggacatgaAAACAGTAGAacattggatgataacgaagaccaactgaTGTTCCCTTCAAAAAGGTGAAACTATGTCGCTATGTTTGAGATgttggtgggccaagtttacgtccaggttctattctATTTTATACTGgtgggtccaagatgggagaaaatactggagctggtgtttttggccctggtatcagtaaggctataccaatagGATGCAgttccactgtatttcaagcggaagtttaagccattctagagtgtgccaacatttgtctgaaaagaaattataggtttgccaagatctgtattttttcggacagtcaggcggctctaaatgcgctaaaagctttcacttATTAATCAACGCTAATGTGGGAATGcgttatttctctgaagcaattggccagtaggaacgaggtaactttatactgggtgcctggtcattgtggaattctgggaaatgaaaacgccggcaatttagccagacagggtgcggcatcaagctttgtaggccctgaacctttctgtggagttcctgagtgtgctcttcggatgaaactaaaaagttGAGAAATATCGACGGTAGAatctaaattcgtgcagtgggccATTGAGTGGGTTAGAAGCAAATGGGTGTAAgcattgagcatgagcatagatgaccgtacagcTACCGCTGTTAATGTGCACAGTTCAAGAATTCCAAACTTCAATAGTCAATAACGGcgcggccacgtccttacggtcatcgaagaagggaaggaatgttagtttgacgtacgttgctactagagaccgagatcacctcatcttctccacgactgtcacgggaaggagttctGGTTAGTGgaggagagtcacatgatttggattcactttggtaagtgtgtgattcatgcaaccttcttttgaatcaaaacatttattcattttgactaaaatattacaaatgtcgacaccgaaaatgacgaaccattcaaatttttgtgtaaatgcaaaaaatgaaagaaaaatgtttattatcaactaaatgtgcattggaAGCTAACGccaacacatgacgtgacgagcttttcaatatttgttagataaatacacaaaaaaccagagcagaactttatacatcctatagtgcgtatgtgctgcagcaccttccactaactggcctcttctccacactgaatataaataaataaataacactgaaccgctacaactacacacgggtacgacgatgtgcacattcaaattgacgacgacgacgcggccgatccgaataaAAAAAGCGGCCTTtccactttgccaccaaaaacatttggttagaagcaaaggggggGAGAAGTCAcataaacccactttcgagtaaatgaggctttcaccaatttttcgtcccatatgtatggagtttcaaaatcgtcttaattttctccgatttattgtaatttttctaatcatcgtaaaaacaatgctaaaaaagttcctgagagCTTGaagtctgaagattttttttatatattcggCTCATGGTCACTTACACAACTGCATCTGGGACGCTCAATTCGTATCGATGAACAAACAACATCAATATCATACCGCCCCCGATGGaagtatcacagacaaacagacgtaacactctgatagttcccatcgtacattgatttaacgttttttttttctgtggaagTATGTTCAATCATACTGGGAACATTTCCAGGACATGCTGGATATACTGGTATCCGATTCATCACCGAAAAACATGGATGATTTCCTCACAGCAAtttggtttttaaattaagaaaaatgtattgattttttgattttatacgaaagagcacctttttctgaaccatgTAAGGAGGATCCTGCTAGGGGTCCTTAAATTCCTGGTTTTAGCGCCAGACGACGACGTCGTCTACCAGGAGCTCCAGATTCAAAGTGCCCAGCTAGCAACGTCAGTGCCCACCAACAGGATCCACCTCCAATTCCTACCCACCAAATACTCCGTAGTCCCAAAATCCAAAGTCCtatattcccaaaaactttccACTTCCAATTCAATTTTAGGTAATTCTCTGAATTATATAAGGTTAAGAAGATGATCTAGTAGCAGAGAGAAAAGTTTATTGAAGGAGTAAAAAGATACGTAAAAATAAGTCGATCGATTTCAACGATTAAAATTCATCGTATTTTCTTCTCATAAAAACGTCTACAATGCCCTGACCTTCCTCCTATTAGAGCTAGCTGGCTACTGAGCGGCTATCGGCAGTTCTCCCGGAGCTTACGCTGGCCAACGGTACCGAACCTCTCCGATAGTCTCTCACTCCCTAGCTGTGACGTCACTACCCTGTTCGTGTGTCTTTCGTGAGTCGTTCTAACCCCCTAATCTGCGTTCTTCCCCTACTAATACACTTTGTGTTTTCCCTACTAATTCTCGTTGCGTTCCgtgtgtgttgttgttttctgggTTCGTGTACTTACGGTTGGACGATGATTACAGACCTCGACCGGTCCCCATGCAGGGGGAATGGGGGGGATAGATAGATCCCGACGATGCTGATTGCCTGTGTGCGAGCTCGATCACGAAGCACTTTCCGAACGAGACCGGCGTGTGCAGTGCGTCTGGCGGCCGTTGATTACGCACACTGATGCACTGCTACGGCCCGTGCGGGGTGGAGATGGTGGAGACGGGTGGTTGTTTATCTTGCTCCTTCGATGAGGGGTGGTGGAGCAGCATGCACGGTCACAACGATAATGCTCGCCGCGCCGCGGGTCGTATCCGTTCCCTGGGAAGTCGGTGGGTACACTCCGATCGGCAGATCGTCGGAACGTGAGTCTGGCGGTTACGCTGGCGTTGGGATTCTTTCCCTTTAATGGACACTCCCACTCGACGGACAATCACGTGTAGCGGATGTGATTCACGGTGGGGGCCAAGCTTACACTCCGATGGCCAACGCGCTCCAGACGTACCTATAGTGGCCCGAAGCCACGAGACGATAGGTACACCCGGGGTAACCTCGCCGTGTACCAAGCACCAATCCACTCGCTTCCGTTATGTGCGGGGTATGCGACCACTAATAATTCACCACGGGTTCGTCATGCACCGAACTCACACCGATTATCCCAACGGTGGATGCCACCGGGTTGTGGCCACTGTAGAAAACAAATTCTTAGAACCCAGCACACACATATTCCCTTACAATCCTCAAAATTACCTGATCTTTCTCACTTCGGTAACACCGTAATTTCTGCCTCCGACTCACTTTCTATAAAATTCTGCACTCTAGTTTTTCGTAAATAAATTTTCGtttaagttttaatttttttttactaatatgcATGAAACTTACTTTTTAAGCACAATTTTAAATGCACGACTCACGATTTTAATTGTTATAAAAAATATAGGTTTATCTGAAAATAGCAATGAATTTACTCGTTAAAATTTCACTCACTTTTCTTTTTAAACTAGTTTTATACTTGTATTAGCTATTGATTAAGGAACACTTTCTCACTGAACTAAATATCAACTTCTGATAACTTGACTCCTTGGCGGTCCAAAAGGGAAAGAACGAATAATCGCTCCCGGTTGACCAAGAAAGTTATCATATATAATTTTCTACTTAATTCGAGGGTTTCCGGTTTCTTTCTTGATTTCAATTTTGTATGTAAAAATTTTCTTGCgtttaaaataacattttcttatGGTTTCCTGTTGATCAACTTTCGTCACCAACTATCATATCAATCTCTAAACACACACATATAAACATTGAATTCGAGCACTTTTCATTTCTTACTGTTGCCTATCTCACAGGCGTGAGATGGCTAACGCTACTATTTGAAACGGCGGATTTTCACCAAATCT includes:
- the LOC115266520 gene encoding probable tRNA N6-adenosine threonylcarbamoyltransferase, mitochondrial; the protein is MLKVKFFERFCLASASFSRCYSSAPLRPYILGIETSCDDSGAAIVSGNGTVLGECIHSQQNSHLKFGGIIPPVAQDFHRLHIDNVVQKAFKRSNLDCLQIDAIAVTNRPGLPLSLLVGLRYAKYLARKYQKPIMPIHHMEAHALMARMTHKVPFPFLCILVSGGHSLLTLVKSTSQFYLLGETLDDAPGEAFDKIARRLKLRNLPQYAWLSGGRAIEQAAMLSNNPRKYDFPLPLSHYRDCQFSFAGLKNTATRHIVQQEKERELAPDAILPDYHDLCAGFLNAAARHISQRTQRAIRFCEKENLINPNDHKFLVISGGVACNDTIFNTVSNMAREFGYTTVRPERHHCTDNGIMIAWNGVEKFLVGEDLTTDYGSVDFVGKIKLGTSLIDKVKSSNIPSKC